One genomic segment of Brassica napus cultivar Da-Ae chromosome A3, Da-Ae, whole genome shotgun sequence includes these proteins:
- the LOC106435600 gene encoding phototropin-2-like isoform X1, with translation MEMPRARPSPSTDLEPLSERRSLEVFNPSSGSSSSSKPYDGNSKISSSSKWMEFQDSAKITERTAEWGLSAVKPEPGENGISFKLSTEVERSKMSRRSSEESTSSESGAFPRVSQELKTALSTLQQTFVVSDATQPHCPIVYASSGFFTMTGYTSKEIVGRNCRFLQGPETDQKEVAKIRDCVKNGKSYCGRILNYKKDGTPFWNLLTITPIKDDQGNTIKFIGMQVEVSKYTEGVNDKALRPNGLSKSLIRYDARQKEKALDSMTEVVQTIRHRKSQVRDSVSNDVMVKPDSATTTTTPGRQAIQSDEASMSVKTPGRVSTPARSKSKSLSSNKRHEDVPSVEPEELMLSTEVIEPRDSWDRSEREKDIRQGIDLATTLERIEKNFVISDPRLPDNPIIFASDSFLELTEYTREEILGRNCRFLQGPETDQSTVQKIRDAIRDQREITVQLINYTKSGKKFWNLFHLQPMRDQKGELQYFIGVQLDGSDHVEPIRNRLSERTEMQSSKLVKATATNVNEAVRELPDANMTPEDLWAAHSKPVYPMPHKKESASWKAIQKIQAGGETVGLHHFKPVKPLGSGDTGSVHLVELKGTGELYAMKAMEKTMMLNRNKAHRARIEREIISLLDHPFLPTLYASFQTSTHVCLITDFCPGGELFALLDRQPMKFLSEDSARFYAAEVVIGLEYLHCLGIVYRDLKPENILLKKDGHIVLADFDLSFMTSCTPQLIVPPAPNKRRRSSSSKSRPLPTFVAEPITKSNSFVGTEEYIAPEIITGAGHTSAIDWWALGILLYEMLYGRTPFRGKNRQKTFANILHKDLTFPSSIPVSLVGRQLINMLLNRDPRKRLGTKGGANEIKQHAFFRGINWPLIRDMVPPPLDAPLRIIEKDPKAKDIKWEDDGVLVNSMDIDIDLF, from the exons ATGGAGATGCCAAGAGCCCGTCCTTCTCCCTCCACCGATTTGGAGCCATTAAGTGAACGCAGGTCCCTTGAGGTCTTCAACCCCTCGAGtggatcttcttcttcatcaaagccTTACGATGGAAACAGCAAAATCAGCAGCAGCAGTAAGTGGATGGAGTTTCAAGACTCTGCAAAGATAACGGAGAGAACTGCTGAGTGGGGATTATCAGCTGTTAAGCCGGAGCCAGGTGAAAATGGCATTAGCTTCAAGCTGTCTACTGAAGTTGAACGAAGCAAGATGTCTAGGAGGTCATCGGAAGAATCAACGTCCTCTGAATCTGGAGCCTTCCCTAGAGTATCCCAGGAGCTCAAAACCGCTCTATCCACCTTGCAGCagacctttgttgtctctgacGCTACACAGCCACACTGTCCCATTGTGTATGCCAGTAGTGGATTCTTCACCATGACCGGTTACACTTCCAAGGAAATTGTTGGAAGAAACTG CCGGTTTCTGCAAGGGCCTGAAACAGACCAGAAAGAGGTTGCCAAAATCAGAGATTGCGTCAAGAATGGAAAGAGTTACTGTGGAAGGATCTTAAACTACAAAAAGGACGGAACTCCCTTCTGGAATCTTCTCACAATCACTCCTATTAAGGATGACCAAGGCAACACCATCAAGTTCATTGG GATGCAGGTTGAAGTAAGCAAATACACAGAAGGTGTAAACGATAAAGCATTGAGGCCTAATGGACTCTCCAAGTCCCTTATCCGATATGATG CTCGCCAGAAGGAGAAAGCTTTGGATTCCATGACAGAGGTCGTGCAAACAATAAGGCATCGCAAGTCTCAAGTGCGCGACTCCGTGAGCAATGATGTTATGGTTAAGCCAGATAgtgctactactactactacaccTGGTAGACAAGCTATACAATCAGATGAGGCTTCAATGTCAGTCAAAACGCCTGGACGTGTTTCTACTCCAGCGAG GTCAAAGAGCAAATCACTTAGCTCGAATAAAAGACATGAAGATGTTCCTAGTGTGGAGCCTGAAGAGCTGATGCTGAGCACAGAAGTTATAGAGCCTAGAGACAGTTGGGACCGTTCAGAAAGAGAGAAGGATATACGCCAAGGGATTGATCTAGCGACCACTCTTGAGCGCATAGAGAAGAATTTCGTCATTAGTGATCCTCGCCTTCCTGATAATCCCATT ATATTTGCATCAGACAGCTTTCTCGAACTGACAGAGTATACACGTGAGGAAATTTTGGGAAGGAACTGTCG GTTTCTTCAGGGGCCAGAGACAGATCAGTCAACTGTCCAGAAGATAAGAGACGCAATTAGAGATCAAAGGGAGATAACTGTACAGTTGATTAACTACACTAAGAGCG GAAAGAAGTTTTGGAACTTATTCCACTTGCAACCTATGCGTGATCAGAAG GGAGAGCTTCAATACTTCATAGGTGTGCAGCTTGATGGAAGTGACCATGTGGAACCCATCCGAAACCGTTTGTCTGAGAGAACTGAGATGCAGAGTTCTAAACTG GTGAAAGCTACAGCAACAAATGTAAATGAAGCTGTCAGAGAACTTCCAGATGCTAATATG ACGCCGGAAGACCTATGGGCTGCACACTCAAAGCCTGTCTATCCCATGCCTCACAAAAAGGAGAGTGCTTCCTGGAAAGCAATACAAAAG ATCCAAGCGGGTGGAGAAACAGTGGGACTACATCATTTCAAGCCAGTAAAACCTTTGGGGTCTGGTGATACTGGCAG TGTCCATTTGGTTGAACTTAAAGGCACAGGAGAGTTGTATGCCATGAAGGCAATGGAGAAAACCATGATGTTGAATCGtaacaag GCTCACAGAGCACGCATCGAAAGGGAAATCATTTCCCTTCTGGATCATCCTTTCCTTCCCACTCTCTACGCATCCTTTCag ACATCTACGCATGTTTGTTTGATTACAGACTTCTGCCCCGGTGGAGAGTTGTTTGCATTGCTTGATAGACAACCCATGAAGTTTTTGTCGGAGGATTCAGCAAG GTTCTATGCAGCAGAGGTCGTTATTGGCTTAGAATATCTTCATTGCTTAG GAATAGTATACCGAGACCTGAAGCCTGAAAACATACTGCTTAAGAAGGATGGACACATTGTATTAGCAGACTTTGATCTATCATTCATGACGTCCTGCACACCCCAG CTTATTGTTCCACCTGCACCTAATAAACGAAGGAGATCATCGTCATCCAAGAGTCGGCCATTACCTACATTCGTTGCAGAACCAATCACCAAGTCAAACTCTTTCGTTGGGACTGAAGAATACATTGCTCCT GAGATTATCACAGGTGCTGGTCATACAAGTGCTATAGATTGGTGGGCACTAGGTATCTTGTTGTATGAGATGCTCTATGGTCGTACACCTTTCAGGGGTAAGAATAGGCAGAAGACATTTGCCAACATCTTGCACAAAGATCTCACCTTCCCCAGCAGTATCCCT GTAAGTCTTGTAGGTAGACAGTTGATCAACATGTTACTAAATAGAGATCCAAGAAAACGGTTAGGTACCAAAGGTGGGGCAAATGAGATAAAGCAGCATGCTTTCTTCCGCGGGATCAATTGGCCTCTCATACGGGACATG GTCCCTCCACCATTGGATGCACCATTGCGTATAATAGAGAAAGATCCAAAAGCCAAAGATATAAAGTGGGAAGATGATGGGGTGCTTGTGAACTCTATGGACATTGACATTGATCTCTTTTAA
- the LOC106435600 gene encoding phototropin-2-like isoform X2, with amino-acid sequence MEMPRARPSPSTDLEPLSERRSLEVFNPSSGSSSSSKPYDGNSKISSSSKWMEFQDSAKITERTAEWGLSAVKPEPGENGISFKLSTEVERSKMSRRSSEESTSSESGAFPRVSQELKTALSTLQQTFVVSDATQPHCPIVYASSGFFTMTGYTSKEIVGRNCRFLQGPETDQKEVAKIRDCVKNGKSYCGRILNYKKDGTPFWNLLTITPIKDDQGNTIKFIGMQVEVSKYTEGVNDKALRPNGLSKSLIRYDARQKEKALDSMTEVVQTIRHRKSQVRDSVSNDVMVKPDSATTTTTPGRQAIQSDEASMSVKTPGRVSTPARSKSKSLSSNKRHEDVPSVEPEELMLSTEVIEPRDSWDRSEREKDIRQGIDLATTLERIEKNFVISDPRLPDNPIIFASDSFLELTEYTREEILGRNCRFLQGPETDQSTVQKIRDAIRDQREITVQLINYTKSGKKFWNLFHLQPMRDQKGELQYFIGVQLDGSDHVEPIRNRLSERTEMQSSKLVKATATNVNEAVRELPDANMTPEDLWAAHSKPVYPMPHKKESASWKAIQKIQAGGETVGLHHFKPVKPLGSGDTGSVHLVELKGTGELYAMKAMEKTMMLNRNKAHRARIEREIISLLDHPFLPTLYASFQTSTHVCLITDFCPGGELFALLDRQPMKFLSEDSARFYAAEVVIGLEYLHCLGIVYRDLKPENILLKKDGHIVLADFDLSFMTSCTPQLIVPPAPNKRRRSSSSKSRPLPTFVAEPITKSNSFVGTEEYIAPEIITGAGHTSAIDWWALGILLYEMLYGRTPFRGKNRQKTFANILHKDLTFPSSIPVSLVGRQLINMLLNRDPRKRLGTKGGANEIKQHAFFRGINWPLIRDMGGCRSLHHWMHHCV; translated from the exons ATGGAGATGCCAAGAGCCCGTCCTTCTCCCTCCACCGATTTGGAGCCATTAAGTGAACGCAGGTCCCTTGAGGTCTTCAACCCCTCGAGtggatcttcttcttcatcaaagccTTACGATGGAAACAGCAAAATCAGCAGCAGCAGTAAGTGGATGGAGTTTCAAGACTCTGCAAAGATAACGGAGAGAACTGCTGAGTGGGGATTATCAGCTGTTAAGCCGGAGCCAGGTGAAAATGGCATTAGCTTCAAGCTGTCTACTGAAGTTGAACGAAGCAAGATGTCTAGGAGGTCATCGGAAGAATCAACGTCCTCTGAATCTGGAGCCTTCCCTAGAGTATCCCAGGAGCTCAAAACCGCTCTATCCACCTTGCAGCagacctttgttgtctctgacGCTACACAGCCACACTGTCCCATTGTGTATGCCAGTAGTGGATTCTTCACCATGACCGGTTACACTTCCAAGGAAATTGTTGGAAGAAACTG CCGGTTTCTGCAAGGGCCTGAAACAGACCAGAAAGAGGTTGCCAAAATCAGAGATTGCGTCAAGAATGGAAAGAGTTACTGTGGAAGGATCTTAAACTACAAAAAGGACGGAACTCCCTTCTGGAATCTTCTCACAATCACTCCTATTAAGGATGACCAAGGCAACACCATCAAGTTCATTGG GATGCAGGTTGAAGTAAGCAAATACACAGAAGGTGTAAACGATAAAGCATTGAGGCCTAATGGACTCTCCAAGTCCCTTATCCGATATGATG CTCGCCAGAAGGAGAAAGCTTTGGATTCCATGACAGAGGTCGTGCAAACAATAAGGCATCGCAAGTCTCAAGTGCGCGACTCCGTGAGCAATGATGTTATGGTTAAGCCAGATAgtgctactactactactacaccTGGTAGACAAGCTATACAATCAGATGAGGCTTCAATGTCAGTCAAAACGCCTGGACGTGTTTCTACTCCAGCGAG GTCAAAGAGCAAATCACTTAGCTCGAATAAAAGACATGAAGATGTTCCTAGTGTGGAGCCTGAAGAGCTGATGCTGAGCACAGAAGTTATAGAGCCTAGAGACAGTTGGGACCGTTCAGAAAGAGAGAAGGATATACGCCAAGGGATTGATCTAGCGACCACTCTTGAGCGCATAGAGAAGAATTTCGTCATTAGTGATCCTCGCCTTCCTGATAATCCCATT ATATTTGCATCAGACAGCTTTCTCGAACTGACAGAGTATACACGTGAGGAAATTTTGGGAAGGAACTGTCG GTTTCTTCAGGGGCCAGAGACAGATCAGTCAACTGTCCAGAAGATAAGAGACGCAATTAGAGATCAAAGGGAGATAACTGTACAGTTGATTAACTACACTAAGAGCG GAAAGAAGTTTTGGAACTTATTCCACTTGCAACCTATGCGTGATCAGAAG GGAGAGCTTCAATACTTCATAGGTGTGCAGCTTGATGGAAGTGACCATGTGGAACCCATCCGAAACCGTTTGTCTGAGAGAACTGAGATGCAGAGTTCTAAACTG GTGAAAGCTACAGCAACAAATGTAAATGAAGCTGTCAGAGAACTTCCAGATGCTAATATG ACGCCGGAAGACCTATGGGCTGCACACTCAAAGCCTGTCTATCCCATGCCTCACAAAAAGGAGAGTGCTTCCTGGAAAGCAATACAAAAG ATCCAAGCGGGTGGAGAAACAGTGGGACTACATCATTTCAAGCCAGTAAAACCTTTGGGGTCTGGTGATACTGGCAG TGTCCATTTGGTTGAACTTAAAGGCACAGGAGAGTTGTATGCCATGAAGGCAATGGAGAAAACCATGATGTTGAATCGtaacaag GCTCACAGAGCACGCATCGAAAGGGAAATCATTTCCCTTCTGGATCATCCTTTCCTTCCCACTCTCTACGCATCCTTTCag ACATCTACGCATGTTTGTTTGATTACAGACTTCTGCCCCGGTGGAGAGTTGTTTGCATTGCTTGATAGACAACCCATGAAGTTTTTGTCGGAGGATTCAGCAAG GTTCTATGCAGCAGAGGTCGTTATTGGCTTAGAATATCTTCATTGCTTAG GAATAGTATACCGAGACCTGAAGCCTGAAAACATACTGCTTAAGAAGGATGGACACATTGTATTAGCAGACTTTGATCTATCATTCATGACGTCCTGCACACCCCAG CTTATTGTTCCACCTGCACCTAATAAACGAAGGAGATCATCGTCATCCAAGAGTCGGCCATTACCTACATTCGTTGCAGAACCAATCACCAAGTCAAACTCTTTCGTTGGGACTGAAGAATACATTGCTCCT GAGATTATCACAGGTGCTGGTCATACAAGTGCTATAGATTGGTGGGCACTAGGTATCTTGTTGTATGAGATGCTCTATGGTCGTACACCTTTCAGGGGTAAGAATAGGCAGAAGACATTTGCCAACATCTTGCACAAAGATCTCACCTTCCCCAGCAGTATCCCT GTAAGTCTTGTAGGTAGACAGTTGATCAACATGTTACTAAATAGAGATCCAAGAAAACGGTTAGGTACCAAAGGTGGGGCAAATGAGATAAAGCAGCATGCTTTCTTCCGCGGGATCAATTGGCCTCTCATACGGGACATG GGTGGTTGCAGGTCCCTCCACCATTGGATGCACCATTGCGTATAA
- the BNAA03G09910D gene encoding uncharacterized protein BNAA03G09910D isoform X2, whose amino-acid sequence MEREGEEEKKKEGSYRYWVREATSDAAPPPLPQKLTNNDVVAPNAPALGSLWNQAGTWEEKNLTKWATDRLKELLGSVGSLQFSSGKAEIFDVNRCVGDAFLVTVRNKKRVGYTYELSLKVQGEWSFEEDMKKVKGSLDIAEFSFGELDDLEVDVKLSDDKELSQQLKQRIRLDLKQFLEPVRLKLGQFEQDLKDR is encoded by the exons ATGGAGCGAGAGggggaggaggagaagaagaaagagggaTCGTATAGGTATTGGGTGAGAGAAGCCACATCAGACGcagctcctcctcctcttccccaGAAGCTCACTAACAACGACGTCGTCGCTCCCAATGCTCCTGCTCTCGGCTCCCTCTGGAATCAG GCTGGCACTTGGGAGGAGAAAAATCTCACTAAATGGGCCACTGATCGATTAAAG GAGCTGCTGGGATCAGTGGGTTCTTTGCAGTTTTCTTCTGGAAAAGCTGAGATTTTTGATGTTAACAGATGTGTTGGAGAT GCTTTCTTGGTGACAGTTAGGAACAAGAAAAGAGTTGGCTATACTTACGAGCTTTCCCTCAAAGTCCAAG GAGAGTGGTCATTTGAAGAGGATATGAAGAAGGTTAAGGGGAGTCTCGACATTGCTGAGTTCTCATTTGGCGAGCTTGATGATCTTGAG GTGGATGTGAAGCTTAGCGATGACAAAGAGCTTTCCCAGCAACTGAAGCAGCGGATTAGGCTGGATTTGAAGCAGTTCTTGGAGCCTGTACGCCTGAAACTCGGCCAGTTCGAGCAGGATCTCAAAGATCGATAG
- the BNAA03G09910D gene encoding uncharacterized protein BNAA03G09910D isoform X1, producing MEREGEEEKKKEGSYRYWVREATSDAAPPPLPQKLTNNDVVAPNAPALGSLWNQAGTWEEKNLTKWATDRLKVSFFQCSFVLSMAKELIFGPLKSNRCSQELLGSVGSLQFSSGKAEIFDVNRCVGDAFLVTVRNKKRVGYTYELSLKVQGEWSFEEDMKKVKGSLDIAEFSFGELDDLEVDVKLSDDKELSQQLKQRIRLDLKQFLEPVRLKLGQFEQDLKDR from the exons ATGGAGCGAGAGggggaggaggagaagaagaaagagggaTCGTATAGGTATTGGGTGAGAGAAGCCACATCAGACGcagctcctcctcctcttccccaGAAGCTCACTAACAACGACGTCGTCGCTCCCAATGCTCCTGCTCTCGGCTCCCTCTGGAATCAG GCTGGCACTTGGGAGGAGAAAAATCTCACTAAATGGGCCACTGATCGATTAAAGGTTTCTTTTTTTCAGTGTTCTTTTGTTCTTTCTATGGCAAAAGAATTAATCTTTGGTCCTTTGAAATCGAATCGTTGCTCGCAGGAGCTGCTGGGATCAGTGGGTTCTTTGCAGTTTTCTTCTGGAAAAGCTGAGATTTTTGATGTTAACAGATGTGTTGGAGAT GCTTTCTTGGTGACAGTTAGGAACAAGAAAAGAGTTGGCTATACTTACGAGCTTTCCCTCAAAGTCCAAG GAGAGTGGTCATTTGAAGAGGATATGAAGAAGGTTAAGGGGAGTCTCGACATTGCTGAGTTCTCATTTGGCGAGCTTGATGATCTTGAG GTGGATGTGAAGCTTAGCGATGACAAAGAGCTTTCCCAGCAACTGAAGCAGCGGATTAGGCTGGATTTGAAGCAGTTCTTGGAGCCTGTACGCCTGAAACTCGGCCAGTTCGAGCAGGATCTCAAAGATCGATAG
- the LOC125598867 gene encoding temperature-induced lipocalin-1-like, with amino-acid sequence MTTEKKEMEVVKGLDLERYMGRWYEIASFPSRFQPKNGADTRATYTLNPDGTVKVLNETWDGGKRGFIQGSAFKTDPKSDEAKFKVRFYVPPFLPIIPVTGDYWVLYIDPEYQHAVIGQPSRSYLWILSRTAHVEEETYKQLVEKAVEQGYDVSKLHKTAQSDTPPESDAAPDDTKGIWWLKSIFGK; translated from the exons atgacgaccgagaagaaagagatggaagtGGTGAAAGGTCTAGACTTGGAGAGGTACATGGGCCGTTGGTACGAGATTGCTTCTTTCCCTTCCAGGTTCCAACCCAAGAACGGTGCAGACACTCGCGCCACCTACACCCTTAACCCCGACGGCACCGTCAAAGTCTTGAACGAGACGTGGGACGGAGGCAAGAGAGGTTTCATCCAAGGCTCAGCTTTCAAAACCGATCCTAAGAGCGATGAGGCCAAGTTCAAAGTCAGGTTCTACGTTCCTCCTTTCCTTCCAATCATTCCCGTTACTGGTGATTACTGGGTGTTGTACATCGATCCTGAGTACCAGCATGCTGTCATTGGCCAGCCTTCAAGGAGTTATCTCTGG ATCCTGAGCAGGACGGCGCACGTGGAGGAAGAGACATACAAGCAGCTGGTGGAGAAGGCGGTGGAGCAAGGGTATGATGTTAGCAAGCTTCACAAGACAGCTCAGAGTGACACACCACCCGAGTCCGACGCTGCTCCTGACGACACCAAGGGCATTTGGTGGCTCAAATCTATCTTCGGCAAATAG
- the LOC125598876 gene encoding glycerophosphodiester phosphodiesterase GDPDL7-like encodes MLRSFIIFSLFLHSCVAAPQTPTAAAAVPAKKWLTLNGQEPGVVARGGFSGLFPESSASANAFAISTSSPGLTMLCNLQMTKDGVGICLPDIRLDNSTTISTLFPKAQKTYKVNGQDLKGWFALDYSADTIFSNVSLVQNIFSRPSIFNGQMPISAVEDVLGTKPPKFWLSVQYDSFYVEHKLSAAEYLKTLRFRGITFISSPEIAFLKSIGMDAGMSKTKLIFEFKDPEAIEPTTNKKYSEFLLDLAAIKAFASGVLVPKDYIWPLDSANYLKPASTFVADAHKAGLEVYASGFANDLRTSFNYSYDPSAEYLQFVDNGQFSVDGFITDFPPTASQAISCLSHQQGNLPKANHALVITHNGASGDYPGCTDLAYQKAVDDGADVIDCSVQMSKDGIAFCHDSADLTTSTTAMTTFMSRATSVPEIQPTNGIFSFDLTWAEIQSLKPQILSPFLTKGGFQRNPANKNAGKFITLVDFLEFSKEKAVTGVLINIENAAYLASKKGLGIVDTVQSAITKSTLDKQLTQKVLIQSDDSSVLSSFAAVPPYTRVLTIDKEIGDAPKPSIDEIKKHAEAVNLKRSSLVTTSKNFATGKTNVVEEMHKGNVSVYVSVLRNEYLSIAFDYFSDPTVEIATFIAGNSVDGVVTEFPVTATRYLRSPCSDLNKEQPYAILPVEAGALLSVAAKEAQPPASAPNPPLDARDVIDPPLPPIANIVSANASGEAPGHSGTIATTADLGLSLVAILVLGLLFAAE; translated from the exons ATGCTGAGGTCTTTCATTATTTTCTCACTTTTCTTACACTCCTGTGTTGCGGCTCCCCAGACTCCAACTGCTGCTGCGGCTGTTCCTGCCAAGAAATGGCTCACTCTTAACG GACAAGAGCCTGGGGTTGTGGCTAGAGGTGGCTTTTCAGGTCTTTTCCCTGAGTCAAGCGCCTCCGCGAACGCCTTCGCTATTAGCACCAGCTCCCCTGGCCTCACTATGTTGTGCAACCTTCAGATGACAAAGGACGGTGTTGGTATCTGCTTGCCTGATATCAGGCTTGACAATTCAACCACCATCTCCACGCTCTTCCCTAAAGCTCAGAAGACATACAAGGTCAACGGTCAAGACCTCAAAGGCTGGTTTGCTCTTGACTACTCTGCCGACACTATTTTCTCCAATGTCTCTT TGGTCCAGAACATCTTCTCTCGACCCAGCATTTTCAACGGTCAGATGCCAATATCTGCCGTGGAGGACGTCCTAGGAACCAAGCCTCCCAAGTTCTGGTTGAGCGTTCAG TACGACTCCTTCTACGTGGAACACAAGCTGAGTGCAGCTGAGTACCTGAAAACCTTACGATTCCGTGGCATTACTTTCATCTCATCTCCAGAAATAGCTTTCTTGAAAAGCATAGGGATGGACGCAGGAATGTCCAAGACAAAGCTCATATTCGAGTTCAAAGACCCCGAGGCAATTGAGCCAACCACCAACAAGAAGTACAGCGAGTTTCTTCTGGACCTTGCAGCCATCAAGGCCTTTGCATCAGGCGTTCTTGTCCCCAAAGACTATATTTGGCCACTTGACTCTGCTAATTACCTTAAGCCCGCTTCCACCTTTGTAGCTGATGCACACAAGGCTGGTCTAGAGGTCTATGCTTCTGGTTTTGCCAATGATTTGCGCACAAGCTTCAACTACAGCTATGATCCCTCCGCTGAGTATCTTCAGTTTGTGGACAATGGACAGTTCTCTGTTGATGGTTTCATCACTGACTTCCCGCCAACAGCATCACAAGCCATCA GTTGTTTGTCTCACCAACAGGGAAATCTCCCTAAAGCAAACCATGCATTGGTCATAACTCACAATGGAGCAAGTGGAGACTATCCAGGCTGCACTGATCTTGCTTATCAAAAGGCGGTCGACGATGGAGCAGATGTGATAGACTGTTCTGTCCAAATGTCCAAAGATGGAATTGCTTTCTGTCATGATTCTGCAGACTTAACAACAAGTACCACAGCCATGACCACGTTCATGTCACGTGCCACCAGCGTTCCTGAGATCCAGCCTACCAATGGCATTTTCTCTTTTGATCTCACTTGGGCTGAGATTCAGTCTCTAAAAC CTCAAATCCTGAGCCCCTTCTTAACCAAAGGGGGATTCCAGAGAAATCCAGCAAACAAGAATGCTGGGAAGTTCATTACTCTCGTTGACTTTCTTGAGTTCAGTAAAGAAAAGGCTGTCACTGGAGTTCTTATCAACATAGAG AATGCTGCTTATTTAGCCTCAAAGAAAGGACTAGGAATAGTAGATACAGTCCAGTCTGCAATCACCAAGTCCACACTCGACAAGCAACTAACCCAAAAAGTGTTGATTCAGTCAGACGACAGTTCTGTTCTGTCCAGTTTCGCAGCTGTTCCTCCCTACACAAGAGTCTTGACCATTGACAAGGAGATAGGAGATGCTCCCAAGCCATCCATTGACGAAATCAAGAAGCATGCAGAAGCTGTCAATCTCAAGAGAAGTTCTCTAGTCACCACCTCTAAAAACTTTGCCACAGGGAAGACTAACGTAGTGGAGGAAATGCACAAAGGGAATGTATCTGTTTACGTCTCGGTTCTAAGAAACGAGTATCTATCCATAGCGTTTGACTACTTCTCTGATCCCACGGTAGAGATTGCCACATTCATCGCAGGGAATAGCGTTGATGGAGTCGTCACAGAGTTCCCTGTCACAGCCACCAGATACTTGA GGAGTCCATGCTCAGATTTGAACAAAGAGCAGCCTTATGCTATCTTACCAGTAGAGGCTGGGGCTTTACTCTCCGTGGCGGCCAAGGAAGCACAGCCACCAGCTAGTGCTCCAAACCCACCTCTTGACGCCAGAGACGTGATTGATCCGCCTCTCCCTCCTATTGCAAACATTGTCTCCGCTAATGCAAGTGGAGAAGCTCCTGGTCATTCAGGCACCATTGCCACCACTGCTGATCTTGGCCTTTCCTTGGTTGCAATACTTGTCTTGGGACTCCTCTTTGCTGCTGAGTAA